From the Psychrobacillus sp. FSL K6-4046 genome, one window contains:
- a CDS encoding YlaN family protein, which yields MDTNIELSYQDKALVLLKKDAEKIAQLIKVQMDNLTMPQCPLYEEVLDTQMFGLSREIDFAVKLGLLEKSEGKEIIASLEKELSVLHEIHTEK from the coding sequence ATGGATACTAATATAGAACTTTCCTATCAAGATAAAGCTTTAGTGCTCTTAAAAAAAGATGCTGAAAAAATTGCCCAATTGATAAAAGTGCAAATGGATAACTTAACAATGCCTCAATGCCCTCTTTATGAAGAGGTTTTAGACACGCAAATGTTTGGATTATCTCGTGAAATAGATTTCGCGGTAAAACTTGGACTTTTAGAAAAAAGTGAAGGTAAAGAGATTATTGCTTCACTTGAAAAAGAGTTGTCTGTTTTACACGAGATTCACACAGAAAAATAA
- a CDS encoding YlaI family protein encodes MKVQCVICDRIDEISSDLPLAKKLRNRPIHTYMCEECHDRIEYKTKERLATGKYISYKSSRLIENEF; translated from the coding sequence ATGAAAGTGCAATGTGTGATATGTGATCGAATTGATGAAATTTCTTCTGATTTACCACTAGCAAAAAAATTAAGAAACCGACCTATTCACACTTATATGTGCGAAGAATGTCATGATCGAATCGAGTATAAAACGAAGGAACGCCTAGCTACTGGTAAGTATATCTCCTACAAAAGTTCTCGATTAATTGAAAATGAGTTTTAA
- the lepB gene encoding signal peptidase I, whose translation MRKTKEKNELFEWIKTIGIALLFAFGIRFFLFEPIVVDGASMMPTFENGDKVVVNKIGPELIDYQRFDVIVFEAKEDTNYIERIIGIPGDRIAYENDELFINGERYEEPYLEEYKKALLDNDTLTGDFTLEEKLGETTVPDGTFFVLGDNRRDSTDSRDPRVGFVSEEKILGTAKIVFLPLDNLKIIK comes from the coding sequence TTGAGAAAAACAAAAGAAAAAAATGAATTATTTGAATGGATAAAGACAATAGGAATTGCACTTTTATTTGCATTTGGTATTCGATTTTTCCTATTTGAACCTATTGTGGTTGACGGTGCCTCTATGATGCCAACGTTTGAAAATGGTGACAAAGTAGTAGTGAACAAAATCGGACCAGAATTGATTGATTATCAAAGATTTGATGTAATTGTATTTGAAGCCAAAGAAGATACTAACTACATCGAACGTATTATTGGTATTCCTGGTGACCGCATTGCTTATGAAAACGATGAACTTTTTATTAACGGTGAGAGGTACGAAGAACCCTACTTAGAGGAATATAAAAAAGCTTTGTTAGACAATGATACACTTACTGGAGACTTTACATTAGAGGAAAAATTAGGTGAAACAACTGTACCAGATGGTACTTTTTTTGTACTAGGAGATAATCGCCGTGATAGCACAGATAGCAGGGACCCTCGTGTTGGATTTGTTTCAGAGGAAAAAATATTAGGTACCGCAAAAATAGTATTTTTACCCCTAGATAATTTAAAGATAATAAAATGA
- a CDS encoding peptidyl-prolyl cis-trans isomerase, producing the protein MEFIIPITGAVKFNITLDPTVWIFDDRRIDLDEFFEGKYEYKDLDEEYTKVTSAHWSREIIEGSTNPPTLKSEKKYEKTKMLSNTYGIELTPFIQNAEPLKEAKHLIIETSEGNHTISLDEMDDILVKFSHKGKPLREDGPVHIIKKDGSNLNDPIRYVTAFRLE; encoded by the coding sequence ATGGAATTTATAATACCTATTACAGGAGCAGTTAAATTTAATATAACGTTGGATCCCACTGTGTGGATTTTTGATGATCGTAGAATTGACCTAGATGAGTTTTTTGAAGGTAAATATGAGTATAAAGATTTAGACGAGGAATACACAAAGGTCACTTCAGCTCATTGGTCTCGTGAGATTATAGAGGGATCTACAAATCCCCCTACATTAAAATCAGAAAAGAAATATGAAAAGACTAAAATGCTTTCTAACACTTATGGCATTGAGTTAACACCATTTATTCAAAATGCTGAACCATTAAAAGAGGCAAAGCACTTAATAATTGAAACAAGCGAAGGAAATCATACTATTTCCTTAGATGAAATGGATGATATTCTAGTTAAATTTAGTCACAAGGGCAAGCCTCTTCGTGAAGATGGTCCCGTCCATATTATAAAAAAAGATGGAAGTAACCTGAATGATCCGATTAGATACGTAACTGCATTTCGATTAGAGTAG
- a CDS encoding FtsW/RodA/SpoVE family cell cycle protein — MNAYIKRFIKNFDYPVFFVYIALCLFGLVMIYSASMVWSVERYGWTPDYFFNKQKLNLLLSLPVFFLAALFPYKHYKSRFMMQLMLGVMFILLILVHFIGVGGESGSQSWLSLGFGNVQPSEIAKIVIVLYFASIFTKKYQNGTLDKLNESVGPPLLVLFFVFVLIMLETDVGNTMIISFVAISVIAASGIKFKSYSKLMGLIGILIVIALTFIYFLKDSLLTERRLGRLEAFFNPFDYEQGFGYQIVNGYIAIGSGGLTGLGLGNSNQKYGYLPEPHTDFIMAIIAEELGLVGVLIVLCGLFFLVFKAIMISIKTRDPQARMIAAGIASIIGFQTFVNLGGMLGIIPLTGVPLPFISYGGTSIIILSAAIGILMNVSMFVKLEKTKS; from the coding sequence ATGAATGCTTATATAAAACGTTTTATTAAAAACTTTGACTATCCTGTATTTTTTGTTTACATCGCTCTTTGTTTATTCGGTCTAGTAATGATATATAGTGCGAGCATGGTTTGGTCCGTTGAAAGGTATGGATGGACCCCAGATTATTTCTTCAACAAGCAAAAGCTTAATTTGTTATTATCTTTGCCTGTGTTTTTTTTAGCTGCGTTGTTTCCGTACAAGCATTATAAGAGTCGATTTATGATGCAGTTGATGCTTGGAGTAATGTTTATCCTACTCATTCTCGTTCATTTTATTGGAGTAGGTGGAGAAAGTGGATCCCAAAGTTGGCTGAGTTTAGGTTTTGGTAATGTACAGCCATCAGAAATTGCTAAAATTGTAATAGTCTTATACTTTGCTAGTATCTTTACGAAAAAATATCAAAATGGAACCTTGGATAAGTTGAATGAGTCTGTAGGACCTCCTTTGTTAGTTTTATTTTTCGTATTTGTTCTCATTATGCTTGAAACTGATGTTGGAAATACAATGATTATAAGTTTTGTAGCCATATCTGTTATTGCTGCAAGCGGTATCAAATTTAAGTCATACTCCAAACTAATGGGATTAATTGGTATACTAATAGTTATTGCCTTAACTTTTATATATTTCTTAAAAGATTCGCTTCTGACAGAACGTAGGTTAGGTAGACTTGAAGCATTTTTCAATCCTTTTGATTATGAACAGGGCTTTGGCTACCAAATAGTAAATGGATATATTGCTATTGGATCAGGCGGGCTGACAGGGCTGGGCTTGGGAAATTCTAACCAAAAGTATGGATATTTACCAGAGCCACATACAGATTTTATCATGGCCATTATTGCTGAGGAGTTAGGCTTGGTAGGTGTTCTGATTGTGTTATGCGGTTTGTTCTTCCTAGTGTTTAAGGCGATAATGATTAGTATAAAAACTAGAGATCCTCAGGCTAGAATGATAGCTGCTGGAATCGCAAGCATCATAGGGTTTCAAACATTTGTCAACCTTGGCGGTATGCTTGGAATAATCCCGCTTACTGGTGTACCACTTCCTTTTATAAGTTACGGGGGGACCTCCATCATTATCTTATCTGCTGCCATTGGTATACTGATGAATGTGTCAATGTTTGTTAAACTTGAAAAGACTAAATCATAA